One Mucilaginibacter ginkgonis genomic region harbors:
- a CDS encoding MraY family glycosyltransferase produces MSVTIIALTIVVLFICEVIYFKIASHFNIVDKPNHRSSHTKITIRGGGIIFTIAMLLCSLAFGLKYPFFLIGLVLLAVISFLDDMKPISSNIRIVVHVISALLLLMQLNMIYGPFYLIIGTLLLVIATINAVNFMDGINGITGLYATVVLATLYYLNLTITFTNSNYLLVAIIAVLVFNFFNFRKRAICFAGDVGSVAISFIILFFLLQLIIKTNNLSYLLFIALYVLDTSTTIGFRVIRKEKITDAHRSHFYQYLANGKSIPHLIVASLYGLIQLIVNIAVIKSSMSAVPVFVLVFTIFFVVFLIARFIIEGKKRLMTP; encoded by the coding sequence ATGAGCGTAACCATTATAGCACTAACTATTGTGGTATTATTTATTTGCGAAGTAATCTATTTTAAAATCGCAAGCCACTTTAACATAGTTGACAAACCCAACCATCGCAGTTCTCACACCAAAATTACTATAAGGGGCGGCGGTATTATTTTCACTATAGCAATGCTTTTATGTTCGCTTGCTTTTGGTTTAAAATATCCTTTTTTCTTAATTGGGTTAGTGCTATTAGCGGTTATAAGTTTTTTAGACGATATGAAACCTATAAGCAGTAATATAAGGATTGTCGTCCATGTAATTTCAGCATTATTACTATTAATGCAGTTGAACATGATATATGGTCCTTTTTACCTAATTATCGGAACGCTCCTTTTAGTTATTGCAACTATAAATGCTGTCAACTTTATGGATGGGATAAACGGTATAACGGGCTTATATGCAACAGTGGTTTTAGCTACACTTTATTATTTAAATCTGACTATAACTTTTACTAACAGTAATTATTTGCTAGTTGCTATCATTGCGGTCCTTGTATTCAATTTTTTTAACTTTCGCAAAAGAGCGATCTGTTTTGCCGGAGACGTTGGCAGCGTGGCTATTTCTTTTATAATTCTGTTCTTTCTACTCCAACTTATAATTAAGACCAACAACCTGAGCTATCTGTTATTTATAGCATTATATGTTTTAGACACCTCAACAACTATAGGTTTTAGAGTTATAAGGAAAGAAAAAATAACTGACGCTCACAGGAGTCACTTTTACCAATATCTTGCTAATGGAAAAAGTATTCCGCATTTAATTGTAGCGAGCTTATATGGTTTGATACAATTAATAGTTAACATTGCTGTTATAAAATCTTCAATGTCTGCAGTACCTGTATTTGTGCTGGTATTCACAATTTTTTTTGTAGTATTTCTTATTGCCAGGTTCATAATTGAAGGAAAAAAGCGTTTGATGACCCCTTAA
- a CDS encoding capsule assembly Wzi family protein — protein MIKFARLLLLITGLGLFADNILAQSLPVGTLGIEDYYRRAQLAGKIDSNISFTVRPLYPVEQFKAASVFATEADGDSYSGKYFKYALPYNNNIGATATLLPITILQQLNSDHPYGWNDGPIIPAKGLQTYLSAGIFAKIGILSIQLQPEFVLAQNKNYDDLNTKTFGVTTARYYDFYNLIELPSRFGTSAYNNAYWGQSSIRLNYANLSFGISAENLWWGPGMYNALIMGNDAPGFRHFTFNTIKPIKSPIGSFEWQIVAGSLNNANYPPLTPTREYFSSSLYIPKPDLPRHISGLVFTWQPKWVSGLFLGFTRSSQLYNKDVEGLSDYLPFFNEFSGTSADNAVFKKKDYRSSIFARWLWPAEHAEVYFEYGHNNNYNTLADAAIAPQTNRAYTIGLRKIIPFNLARHEDLVISVEGTELGETSIEKIRNLDSWYVNKYITQGYTNNGQSLGAGIGPGGNFQTIDVSWVRGVKRLGLQVERFLHNDDLYYYLYEGSEDFRRHWVDLSIGLNGVWNYNHLIFTAKLQFVHSLNYQYYLDPALEIPGQSYFVNGITANNLHAQAGISYRF, from the coding sequence GTGATAAAATTCGCGCGCCTTTTGTTGTTAATTACAGGACTCGGCTTATTTGCTGATAATATTTTAGCGCAAAGTTTACCCGTTGGTACACTTGGGATAGAGGATTATTACCGCCGTGCACAATTAGCCGGAAAAATTGATTCAAACATTTCTTTTACTGTAAGACCCCTTTATCCTGTTGAGCAATTTAAGGCCGCTTCGGTATTTGCAACAGAGGCAGATGGCGATTCGTACTCGGGTAAATATTTTAAGTATGCTCTGCCTTATAATAATAACATAGGGGCAACAGCAACTTTATTACCAATTACAATACTTCAACAGCTTAATTCTGATCATCCATATGGGTGGAATGATGGTCCAATAATTCCAGCAAAAGGTCTGCAAACGTATTTGAGCGCGGGCATCTTTGCAAAGATTGGCATATTAAGCATCCAATTACAACCGGAATTCGTCTTAGCGCAAAATAAAAACTATGATGACCTTAACACCAAAACATTTGGTGTAACAACCGCTCGATATTATGACTTTTATAACCTTATCGAGCTTCCCTCAAGATTTGGCACATCAGCCTATAATAACGCTTATTGGGGCCAAAGCAGCATAAGACTTAATTATGCGAATCTATCTTTCGGAATATCTGCAGAAAATTTATGGTGGGGCCCCGGAATGTATAACGCGCTAATTATGGGCAATGATGCTCCGGGGTTTAGGCATTTTACCTTTAATACCATTAAACCTATCAAATCGCCTATCGGCTCATTTGAATGGCAGATAGTAGCAGGATCTTTGAACAATGCTAATTATCCACCACTTACACCAACCCGCGAATATTTTTCATCTTCCTTATATATTCCCAAGCCAGATTTGCCAAGACATATATCGGGTTTGGTTTTTACCTGGCAACCAAAATGGGTGAGCGGTTTATTTTTAGGGTTTACACGCAGTTCGCAATTATACAACAAGGACGTGGAAGGACTTAGCGATTACCTTCCGTTTTTTAACGAATTTTCCGGCACTTCTGCGGATAACGCGGTATTTAAAAAGAAAGATTATCGAAGTTCTATATTCGCCAGATGGTTGTGGCCGGCCGAGCATGCTGAAGTTTATTTTGAGTATGGCCATAACAATAATTATAATACACTTGCAGATGCTGCGATAGCACCTCAAACTAATCGCGCTTATACAATCGGCTTAAGAAAGATTATACCTTTCAATTTGGCCCGACACGAAGACTTGGTAATTAGTGTGGAAGGGACAGAACTAGGGGAAACATCGATCGAGAAAATTCGTAATTTGGACAGCTGGTATGTAAATAAATATATCACACAAGGATATACCAATAATGGTCAGTCACTAGGCGCAGGTATTGGTCCGGGTGGTAATTTCCAAACTATTGATGTTAGTTGGGTGCGTGGCGTAAAAAGGTTAGGTCTACAGGTTGAACGCTTTCTCCATAATGATGATTTATACTACTATTTGTATGAAGGGAGTGAAGATTTTAGACGTCATTGGGTAGATCTAAGTATTGGCTTAAACGGGGTTTGGAACTATAATCATCTAATTTTTACTGCAAAACTGCAATTCGTACATTCTCTCAATTATCAGTACTATTTAGATCCGGCATTAGAGATTCCGGGTCAGTCATATTTTGTTAATGGTATAACAGCAAATAATCTCCATGCACAGGCAGGCATAAGCTATCGATTCTGA
- a CDS encoding capsule assembly Wzi family protein, whose protein sequence is MVKKVTLKLILATGFLFLTIGLKAQTLPVGTPVLEDFYRRQQLLGKIDSSLSFTVRPLFPTKSTNYSNVFDPEHDLETQNWKMVEKKSFANGKGEFQLLPVSWQQQFNSDHPYGWNDGPMIPSKGYQTVFSTGFYARYGPLSIQLRPEYVFAANPSFNGFDSGHNDYDLFNYYEANFRIDAPERFGTSAYSKAYLGQSAIRLNVGAFSLGLSTENIWWGPGVRNALILTNNAPGFAHVTFNTTKPVKTFLGSFEWQVIGARLNNSGYTPLITTVNSNGANLFIPKRDDWRYYTGFNLVYQPRWVPGLFLGLIRSFNAYESDISGLNNYLPFFVSYTKASIGNSGDPIARDQVTSVYSRWLFTKAHAEIYFEYGLNDNSYNRTDFAGSPQHSRAYIIGIRKLVPLNNNWGGNIMFNGEITQLSQTVDRYVRDAGGWYVHSEVRQGMTNDGQIIGAGTGTGGNLQSVDVSWVKGLKKLGILFERYEHNVDFSNVYFSQDINGNSRKWVDFGFGFQGDWNYKNLLFNAKLEGVQSVNYEWLLKNYQPTLSYQPNNNVFNLHAQVGVSYRF, encoded by the coding sequence ATGGTAAAGAAAGTTACTCTAAAGCTGATCCTGGCCACAGGGTTCTTGTTTCTTACAATAGGTTTAAAAGCACAGACTTTGCCCGTTGGAACACCCGTATTAGAAGATTTCTATCGACGGCAACAATTGTTAGGTAAAATAGATTCAAGCCTGTCTTTTACCGTAAGGCCCTTATTTCCAACTAAATCCACAAATTATTCAAATGTTTTTGATCCGGAACATGATTTAGAAACTCAGAATTGGAAGATGGTCGAAAAAAAAAGCTTTGCCAACGGAAAGGGAGAGTTTCAATTACTGCCGGTTAGTTGGCAACAACAATTCAATAGTGACCACCCATATGGATGGAATGATGGGCCTATGATTCCTTCCAAAGGGTATCAAACAGTTTTTAGTACAGGTTTTTACGCAAGATATGGACCTTTAAGTATTCAACTTCGTCCGGAGTACGTATTTGCAGCTAATCCATCGTTCAACGGTTTCGATTCAGGGCACAATGATTACGATTTGTTTAATTATTATGAAGCAAACTTTAGAATAGACGCTCCGGAACGTTTTGGCACTTCTGCTTATAGTAAAGCTTACCTTGGTCAAAGCGCAATAAGGCTCAATGTGGGTGCATTCTCATTAGGGTTATCGACGGAAAATATTTGGTGGGGCCCCGGTGTGCGTAATGCTTTGATACTAACAAATAACGCTCCCGGCTTTGCACATGTTACGTTCAACACAACTAAGCCGGTTAAGACTTTTTTGGGATCTTTTGAGTGGCAGGTAATTGGGGCGCGCTTAAATAATTCGGGGTATACACCATTAATCACTACTGTAAATAGCAACGGCGCAAATTTATTTATACCTAAAAGAGACGATTGGAGATATTACACCGGATTTAATCTTGTATATCAGCCAAGGTGGGTGCCTGGATTATTTTTAGGTTTAATAAGAAGTTTCAACGCGTATGAATCAGACATAAGCGGATTAAATAATTATTTGCCCTTTTTTGTTTCTTATACTAAGGCGTCAATCGGGAATAGTGGCGATCCTATTGCGCGTGATCAGGTTACATCTGTTTATTCACGTTGGCTATTTACCAAGGCGCATGCAGAGATATATTTTGAATATGGGCTAAACGACAATTCCTACAATCGTACAGATTTTGCCGGCTCACCCCAACACTCAAGAGCATATATTATTGGGATTAGAAAACTGGTGCCTTTAAACAATAATTGGGGTGGCAATATAATGTTTAATGGGGAAATAACGCAGTTATCGCAAACTGTTGATCGTTATGTACGTGATGCCGGCGGATGGTATGTTCACAGCGAAGTGAGACAAGGAATGACAAATGACGGGCAAATAATTGGCGCAGGAACAGGGACGGGCGGCAACTTGCAGTCTGTTGATGTAAGTTGGGTTAAAGGTCTTAAAAAATTAGGTATCCTGTTTGAAAGATATGAACACAATGTAGACTTTTCTAACGTTTATTTTAGCCAGGACATAAACGGTAATAGCCGTAAATGGGTTGATTTTGGATTTGGATTTCAAGGCGACTGGAACTACAAGAATTTGCTTTTCAATGCCAAGTTAGAGGGCGTACAGTCTGTCAACTATGAGTGGCTGTTAAAAAATTATCAGCCAACGCTGTCATACCAGCCTAATAATAATGTATTCAACCTGCATGCGCAGGTTGGTGTAAGTTATCGGTTTTAA
- a CDS encoding flippase: MTVVKNYFFNLIFTLANVLFPIVSFPYVSRILGPAGIGKVQFAFSFALYFCMLAAIGIPIYGAKEVARHRDDPAGRAKVFSELVTIYFISSIIFSTCYFLIISFVPYFTGDPLTYRAAGILVFTSFCSVEWIYTGMEDFKSIALRSVAFKLLNLILLFMLVKTPADFRVYLYLMMFAFIGNNLLSIFLLKGKVKLSFTNLKLRHHITPLLYIFATTLAGSMYAEMDTVLLGFLSNSKTVGLYTAAVKFSKISIPFVTSMGVILLPKAGKDFADRNLESVQRSLDQTFKFLVFFSVPLVIGLIMLAPELISLFSGREFLPAAQGMRILALLPLIIGFAHMLLFMVMVPAGLNRAMFFCVLSGVAVSVLLNFLLVPRYQATGCAVANICAEIAVSGLYFHIIRQRYAFKYNWVLIPQALLSAALFVPIIWAIKEAHIIPIGIIICAAVSCAVVYITTQTWVFKNRLAYQFFALAKSKLNISA, encoded by the coding sequence ATGACGGTTGTTAAAAATTACTTTTTTAATTTAATTTTTACGCTGGCTAACGTGCTGTTTCCAATCGTAAGCTTTCCTTATGTATCGCGCATACTTGGGCCGGCTGGTATCGGCAAAGTTCAATTCGCTTTTTCTTTCGCGCTTTATTTTTGTATGCTTGCCGCCATAGGGATACCAATTTATGGTGCCAAAGAGGTGGCCCGGCACCGGGACGACCCGGCGGGACGCGCTAAGGTTTTCTCAGAGCTTGTAACCATATACTTCATTTCAAGTATCATCTTTTCTACTTGTTATTTCCTGATCATATCCTTTGTGCCATATTTTACCGGTGATCCGCTAACGTATCGTGCTGCCGGGATATTGGTATTCACCAGCTTTTGTTCCGTCGAGTGGATATACACCGGAATGGAGGATTTTAAGTCTATTGCCTTACGATCCGTAGCATTTAAACTTTTAAATCTGATTTTGTTGTTTATGCTTGTAAAAACACCCGCAGATTTTAGGGTGTATTTATACTTAATGATGTTCGCTTTTATAGGCAATAACCTGCTTAGCATCTTTCTTTTAAAAGGTAAGGTAAAATTATCGTTTACAAACCTCAAGCTACGTCATCACATCACACCTCTGCTTTATATTTTTGCTACAACGCTGGCCGGAAGCATGTATGCAGAAATGGATACCGTTTTGCTTGGCTTCCTTTCAAACAGCAAAACAGTAGGCCTTTACACGGCAGCTGTTAAATTCAGCAAGATTAGCATACCCTTCGTAACTTCAATGGGGGTTATCCTATTGCCAAAAGCGGGTAAGGATTTTGCCGATCGAAACCTGGAATCCGTTCAGCGGAGCCTTGATCAAACTTTCAAATTCCTTGTTTTTTTTAGCGTTCCGCTGGTTATTGGCCTCATAATGTTAGCGCCAGAATTAATCAGCCTGTTTTCGGGCCGGGAGTTTTTGCCGGCGGCACAGGGTATGCGTATTTTGGCCTTATTGCCATTGATAATTGGGTTTGCTCATATGCTACTATTTATGGTGATGGTTCCGGCGGGACTTAACAGGGCTATGTTTTTTTGCGTGTTATCTGGTGTGGCCGTAAGCGTGCTGTTAAATTTCTTGCTAGTACCGCGTTACCAGGCAACCGGCTGTGCAGTTGCAAATATTTGCGCAGAAATAGCGGTTAGCGGGTTGTATTTCCACATTATAAGACAGCGTTATGCTTTTAAGTACAATTGGGTGCTTATACCTCAAGCCCTATTAAGTGCTGCTCTTTTCGTACCTATCATATGGGCAATTAAAGAAGCCCATATTATACCTATAGGCATAATTATTTGTGCGGCCGTATCCTGTGCTGTGGTTTATATCACAACGCAAACGTGGGTCTTCAAGAATAGGCTGGCGTACCAATTTTTTGCTTTAGCGAAATCAAAACTTAATATAAGCGCATGA
- a CDS encoding glycosyltransferase family 2 protein — MKVSVAMATYNGAKYLRKQLDSVLNQTLAPDEVIVTDDNSTDGTINILKEYQEQGSLRFVVNVNQLGVAKNFQKAVSMTKPGNFVALCDQDDEWIPEKLEQSAQRLKAINDNTVPCMVYSDLIFVDEYDTVISPSFRDLLGHNKYHHNLETLLRANFVNGCTVLMNSQAKAEFLKMPDGVRSHDEWLALAVYSFGKGEYLRNSMVRYKRHDANFSISVNDDLPNKYYANYVSLLKALRGKDDFLTEQIGAVRQFYELNDNRLTEENKRIFSRFLKLSNRSYLAKKLNYMLIVRRNKF, encoded by the coding sequence ATGAAAGTCTCCGTCGCTATGGCTACGTACAATGGCGCTAAATACTTAAGGAAGCAGCTAGATTCTGTACTTAATCAAACTTTAGCGCCTGATGAAGTGATCGTAACTGATGACAACTCTACGGACGGTACTATCAATATTTTAAAAGAGTACCAGGAGCAGGGTAGTCTGAGATTTGTTGTGAATGTCAACCAGCTTGGTGTAGCAAAAAACTTTCAGAAAGCTGTGTCAATGACAAAGCCCGGAAATTTTGTTGCACTGTGCGACCAGGATGATGAGTGGATTCCCGAAAAGCTAGAACAGTCAGCACAGCGGCTTAAAGCTATAAATGATAATACTGTGCCGTGCATGGTTTATAGCGACCTAATATTTGTTGATGAGTATGATACAGTGATCAGTCCGTCTTTTAGGGATTTGCTTGGTCATAATAAATATCATCATAACCTTGAAACCTTGTTACGCGCTAATTTTGTTAACGGCTGCACGGTGCTTATGAACTCCCAAGCCAAAGCAGAGTTTCTTAAGATGCCGGACGGCGTACGCTCACATGATGAGTGGCTCGCGCTGGCTGTATATAGTTTTGGTAAGGGGGAATATTTGCGCAACTCAATGGTGCGATACAAACGGCACGACGCAAATTTCAGCATCTCTGTAAATGATGACTTGCCCAACAAATACTACGCTAATTACGTAAGCTTGTTAAAAGCATTACGTGGTAAAGATGATTTCTTAACAGAACAAATAGGGGCAGTGCGGCAGTTTTATGAATTAAACGATAACCGTCTGACAGAGGAAAATAAAAGGATATTTAGTCGTTTTCTGAAATTAAGCAACCGCTCATATTTAGCAAAAAAGCTTAACTATATGCTAATTGTAAGGCGGAACAAGTTTTAA
- a CDS encoding SLBB domain-containing protein codes for MRLRFLFCILVLLSFAVPVKVMAQDVSVGNLSSLKVSDLSDDKITAIWNKLEESGLSETEAYKLMIQKGVPPDEVQAFKDRVTLLGLNGKKNKTSISNKARKQSVDYSRDSLTVVKKPTGVINATPKARDTTQALQVYGLDFFNQFDITFEPNVNMATPKGYVLGPGDNVIVLVTGLNESSQTSKVTPEGNLVLSYAGVVYVNGFTIEQATALIRNKMTRIYPGLKTGQTQITVNLGNTRSIRVTLTGEVKTPGSYTLSSLTTLFNALYNSGGPSINGSLRNIEIIRANRVYKTVDFYDFLQKGILSGNVRLEDQDVIRIPVYKKRVSIKGEVKRPAIYELKDDEQLEDLINYAGGYTDIAYKGIAKVEQINALEREIKDVPANLFNNFTPRNGDVITIGAITNRYANRVVLEGAVYRPGPYELTAGLTLSSLLKSARGLKAEAYMVRGFIKRTLPDLQKQFISFKPQEVASGAGDIPLMREDTVVVLDESTFISRRMVTVNGNVRTPSSFVYRKGMKLSDVIAMAGGFTDVAAERHVEVSRIIRNEQDSVANQVVQSFNIDMSAGTNNDIPLEPMDYIFVQRLVNYRSLGNVSVKGEVLFPGDYAVQRRDESARDFIQRAGGITPYGSLENAQVFRKGVRVNLDLTNLSNDKLNRESQILLEGDSIYVPRVITFVDVTGAVNNPQLINYDNSSFKYYINAAGGTTSKAYLKGAYIKYPNGLNRPVRHFLFFRNYPSVKPGSKIIVPEKDPSLKFRLSVGDITGIASALTALISLIAILRTKN; via the coding sequence ATGCGACTAAGATTTCTGTTCTGCATACTTGTGTTACTATCATTTGCTGTCCCCGTAAAAGTGATGGCGCAAGATGTATCCGTTGGCAACCTGTCGAGTTTGAAAGTTAGCGACCTTTCTGACGACAAGATTACCGCTATATGGAACAAATTAGAAGAAAGCGGATTATCGGAAACAGAGGCTTACAAGCTTATGATTCAGAAAGGTGTACCACCAGATGAGGTGCAAGCCTTTAAGGACCGGGTAACCTTACTGGGCTTAAATGGCAAAAAAAATAAAACAAGTATTTCAAATAAAGCACGTAAGCAATCTGTAGATTATTCCAGAGACAGCTTGACCGTTGTGAAAAAGCCTACCGGCGTGATTAATGCCACCCCGAAAGCACGCGACACAACACAGGCCCTTCAGGTTTATGGGTTAGATTTCTTTAATCAGTTTGATATTACCTTCGAACCCAATGTTAACATGGCTACGCCAAAGGGTTACGTGTTAGGCCCCGGTGATAATGTTATAGTGCTTGTTACTGGTTTAAATGAAAGCTCGCAAACTTCTAAGGTAACCCCAGAGGGTAACCTTGTTTTGAGCTACGCCGGCGTTGTATACGTAAACGGTTTTACTATAGAACAGGCTACCGCACTTATCCGCAATAAAATGACGCGCATCTACCCTGGCTTAAAAACCGGGCAAACGCAAATTACCGTAAACCTTGGCAACACCCGTAGTATTCGCGTCACACTTACCGGCGAGGTAAAAACTCCGGGTTCATACACGCTATCTTCCCTTACAACGCTTTTCAACGCGCTTTACAATTCCGGCGGACCAAGTATAAACGGTTCTTTGAGAAACATTGAGATCATTCGCGCTAATAGGGTATATAAAACGGTTGATTTCTACGATTTTTTACAAAAAGGTATTTTATCCGGCAACGTCCGTTTAGAAGACCAGGATGTGATACGCATTCCGGTATATAAAAAACGCGTATCAATAAAAGGTGAGGTTAAACGGCCGGCTATCTATGAATTGAAGGATGATGAGCAACTGGAAGACCTTATAAATTATGCAGGCGGATATACAGATATCGCTTATAAAGGTATTGCTAAGGTTGAACAAATTAACGCTCTGGAACGAGAGATAAAAGATGTACCCGCCAACCTGTTTAACAATTTTACACCGCGTAATGGCGATGTAATTACTATAGGTGCAATTACCAACAGATATGCCAATCGCGTGGTATTAGAAGGTGCTGTATACCGCCCCGGACCATATGAACTAACCGCAGGCTTAACCTTAAGCTCGCTTTTAAAATCTGCCCGGGGATTAAAAGCAGAAGCATATATGGTACGTGGTTTTATTAAACGTACCCTACCCGATCTTCAAAAACAATTTATTTCATTTAAACCGCAGGAAGTGGCTAGCGGTGCTGGTGACATTCCCTTAATGCGCGAAGATACTGTTGTGGTTCTTGATGAAAGCACTTTTATATCGCGCCGTATGGTAACCGTAAATGGAAACGTACGTACACCAAGTAGCTTTGTTTACCGAAAAGGCATGAAACTTAGCGATGTGATCGCAATGGCGGGTGGTTTTACAGATGTGGCCGCCGAGCGCCACGTAGAGGTGTCGCGAATTATACGTAACGAGCAAGACAGTGTAGCCAACCAGGTTGTGCAAAGTTTCAATATCGATATGTCTGCAGGTACCAACAACGACATACCGTTGGAGCCAATGGATTACATTTTCGTACAAAGATTGGTTAACTACCGCTCATTAGGTAATGTTAGTGTGAAAGGCGAAGTATTATTCCCGGGAGATTACGCAGTACAGCGACGCGATGAAAGCGCGCGCGACTTTATTCAACGCGCGGGGGGCATTACACCTTACGGTTCATTAGAAAATGCTCAGGTTTTTAGAAAAGGCGTTCGTGTAAATCTTGACCTTACTAATTTGAGTAATGATAAGCTTAATCGCGAAAGCCAGATACTTTTAGAAGGTGACAGCATTTATGTACCCAGGGTAATCACATTTGTTGATGTGACGGGGGCGGTTAACAACCCCCAGTTGATCAACTACGATAACAGTAGTTTCAAATATTATATTAATGCCGCAGGTGGTACAACGTCAAAGGCATACCTCAAAGGTGCCTACATAAAATACCCCAACGGCTTAAACAGGCCTGTAAGACATTTCCTGTTCTTTAGAAATTACCCATCTGTTAAGCCGGGCAGCAAAATTATCGTTCCGGAGAAAGATCCCAGCTTAAAATTCAGATTAAGTGTTGGTGATATCACCGGTATTGCGTCAGCGCTCACTGCGTTGATAAGTTTAATTGCTATACTCAGAACTAAAAACTGA
- a CDS encoding capsule assembly Wzi family protein, giving the protein MKISNSKCILPIIIALVLVSANIKAQAVFENPQHPIYQYLARQAQKGRIRFDDLIQPVSRKQIAILLHQLKDGAKGLTDVEKKELDFYLNDYSEFEDNQQDQTKWLFSKDQFGVRRAVTVTKPGFILRADPAITLENTIGSGGKNVFKQASGLVFWGQAGKHFSFQAYFQDVNEKGKGVDSLKQFTPETGIQRTANLDFRSTAVNYSDVRGNITYSWDNGLISVGKDQVLWGYGQNGRLVMSDKAPSYPFIRFDYKPLKWLQFNYVFAFLQSALIDSARTYKTGTNLYSGTRELYIQKYLASHSLTFLPGKGISLSIGESMVSSDYLDAGYLIPILFFKAYDQYQSRYKITTGSNGQIFFQASSRNNIPNTHLYATLFIDEIRLETAFDPARSRNQLGYNIGGSVTDVFIPYLTVGAEYTRINPFVYANLIPAQTYASQNYLLGDWIGQNSDQFLAWLSYNPFPRLTTSAQISHIRKGRNGSVLDQYFAEPQPKFLQQGPVESQTQFTVSARYELIHRLYLRGIYQHQTGVIRPALQTNAVPNQITVGVNYGF; this is encoded by the coding sequence ATGAAAATCAGTAATAGTAAGTGCATATTACCTATTATAATTGCGCTTGTTCTTGTCTCGGCTAATATTAAAGCCCAGGCAGTATTTGAAAACCCTCAGCATCCAATCTATCAATATCTTGCAAGGCAAGCCCAAAAAGGCCGTATACGTTTTGATGACCTGATACAACCGGTTAGTCGTAAGCAAATTGCCATCTTACTTCACCAACTTAAAGATGGCGCTAAGGGATTAACAGACGTTGAAAAAAAGGAGTTAGATTTTTACCTTAATGATTACAGTGAGTTTGAGGACAATCAACAAGACCAAACTAAGTGGCTTTTCAGTAAGGATCAGTTTGGTGTACGCCGTGCAGTAACTGTTACTAAACCTGGTTTCATCCTTCGTGCCGACCCTGCCATCACTCTGGAAAACACAATTGGCAGCGGCGGAAAAAACGTATTTAAGCAAGCCTCCGGATTGGTCTTTTGGGGCCAGGCTGGTAAACACTTTAGTTTCCAGGCTTACTTTCAAGATGTTAATGAAAAAGGTAAAGGTGTAGACAGTTTAAAGCAGTTTACACCTGAGACCGGTATACAGCGCACCGCCAACCTCGATTTTAGATCTACTGCTGTAAATTACAGTGATGTACGCGGAAATATTACCTACTCGTGGGACAACGGCTTAATTAGCGTTGGCAAAGATCAGGTATTGTGGGGTTATGGCCAAAACGGCAGGCTGGTCATGTCTGATAAGGCACCGTCATACCCTTTTATCAGGTTTGACTATAAGCCTTTAAAATGGCTTCAGTTTAATTACGTTTTTGCGTTCTTGCAATCGGCGTTAATAGACTCAGCACGTACCTATAAAACCGGTACAAACTTGTATAGCGGAACGCGCGAATTGTACATTCAAAAATATCTGGCGTCACACAGCCTTACATTTTTACCTGGGAAAGGGATATCGCTCAGTATAGGAGAATCAATGGTGTCGAGCGACTATCTTGACGCAGGATATCTCATACCGATCCTTTTCTTCAAGGCCTATGACCAATATCAGAGCCGCTATAAGATCACAACCGGCTCTAACGGGCAAATATTTTTTCAGGCAAGTTCCAGGAATAACATTCCCAACACACATCTTTACGCTACTTTGTTCATTGATGAGATTCGCCTTGAGACGGCGTTTGACCCGGCACGTAGCCGTAATCAGTTGGGCTACAATATCGGTGGTTCTGTAACAGATGTATTCATCCCTTATTTAACTGTCGGCGCGGAGTATACGCGAATCAATCCGTTCGTTTACGCCAATTTAATTCCGGCGCAAACGTACGCCAGTCAAAATTATCTATTAGGAGATTGGATCGGTCAAAATTCCGATCAATTTTTAGCATGGCTGTCATACAATCCTTTTCCAAGATTAACTACAAGCGCGCAAATTAGCCATATACGCAAGGGTCGGAATGGAAGTGTACTTGATCAATATTTTGCAGAACCACAACCAAAGTTCCTACAACAAGGCCCGGTAGAAAGCCAAACGCAGTTTACTGTGTCGGCAAGATATGAACTTATACACCGTTTATATCTTCGTGGTATTTACCAACATCAGACCGGTGTAATACGCCCTGCATTGCAAACTAACGCGGTACCAAACCAAATTACTGTTGGGGTTAATTATGGGTTCTGA